A single Bos mutus isolate GX-2022 chromosome 16, NWIPB_WYAK_1.1, whole genome shotgun sequence DNA region contains:
- the B3GALT6 gene encoding beta-1,3-galactosyltransferase 6 produces the protein MKLLRRAWRHRTALGLGGLAMGGVALLYLARCAAPPDSALSGPAAPAPVGPARAAAFLAVLVASAPRAAERRSVVRSTWLAARRGGPGDVWARFAVGTSGLGDEERRALEREQAQHGDLLLLPGLRDAYENLTAKVLAMLAWLDEHVAFEFVLKADDDSFARLDAVLAELRARDPARRRRLYWGFFSGRGRVRPGGRWREAAWQLCDYYLPYALGGGYVLSADLVRYLRLSREYLRAWHSEDVSLGAWLAPVDVQREHDPRFDTEYKSRGCNNQYLVTHKQSLEDMLEKHRTLTHEGRLCKREVQLRLSYVYDWSAPPSQCCQRKEGIP, from the coding sequence ATGAAGCTGCTGCGGCGCGCGTGGCGGCACCGGACGGCGCTGGGCCTGGGCGGCCTGGCAATGGGCGGTGTCGCGCTGCTCTACCTGGCGCGCTGCGCCGCGCCTCCCGACTCCGCGCTCTCCGGCCCCGCCGCACCGGCGCCCGTCGGCCCGGCGCGCGCCGCCGCCTTCCTGGCCGTACTGGTGGCCAGCGCGCCGCGGGCGGCCGAGCGGCGCAGCGTGGTCCGCAGCACGTGGCTGGCAGCGCGGCGCGGCGGCCCCGGGGACGTGTGGGCGCGCTTCGCCGTGGGCACCAGCGGGCTGGGCGACGAGGAACGGCGTGCCCTGGAGCGGGAGCAGGCTCAGCACGGCGACCTACTGCTGCTGCCTGGGCTGCGTGATGCGTACGAGAACCTCACGGCCAAGGTGCTGGCCATGCTGGCCTGGCTAGACGAGCACGTGGCCTTCGAGTTCGTGCTCAAGGCGGACGATGACTCGTTCGCGCGCCTGGACGCGGTACTGGCCGAACTGCGCGCTCGCGACCctgcccgccgccgccgcctctacTGGGGCTTCTTCTCGGGCCGTGGCCGTGTCCGGCCCGGGGGCCGCTGGCGTGAGGCCGCCTGGCAGCTGTGCGACTACTACCTACCCTACGCGCTTGGCGGCGGCTACGTTCTGTCTGCCGACCTGGTGCGCTACCTGCGCCTCAGCCGCGAGTACCTGCGTGCCTGGCACAGCGAAGACGTGTCGTTGGGCGCCTGGCTGGCGCCAGTGGACGTGCAGCGAGAGCACGACCCGCGCTTTGACACCGAGTACAAGTCCCGTGGCTGCAACAACCAGTACCTGGTGACGCACAAGCAGAGCCTGGAGGACATGCTGGAGAAACACCGGACGCTGACGCACGAGGGCCGCCTGTGCAAGCGCGAGGTGCAGCTGCGCCTGTCCTACGTCTATGACTGGTCGGCACCGCCCTCACAGTGCTGTCAGAGGAAAGAGGGCATCCCCTGA